The proteins below are encoded in one region of Neomonachus schauinslandi unplaced genomic scaffold, ASM220157v2 HiC_scaffold_4216, whole genome shotgun sequence:
- the LOC123323976 gene encoding keratin-associated protein 9-3-like yields PSCCQPSCYQPSCCQPSCYQPSCYEPSCGGTSCGTGGGQEGGYGAVSCRVRWCRPDCRVEDTCLPPCCVVSCTPPTCCQLHHAQASCCRPSYCGQSCCRPACCCYCCQPSCCEPTC; encoded by the coding sequence CCCAGCTGTTGCCAGCCCAGCTGCTACCAGCCCAGCTGTTGCCAGCCCAGCTGCTACCAGCCCAGCTGCTACGAGCCCAGCTGCGGTGGGACCAGCTGTGGCACTGGTGGTGGCCAGGAGGGTGGCTACGGAGCTGTGAGCTGCCGAGTCAGGTGGTGCCGCCCTGACTGCCGCGTGGAGGACACCTGCCTGCCCCCCTGCTGTGTGGTGAGCTGCACACCCCCAACCTGCTGCCAGCTGCACCATGCCCAGGCCTCCTGCTGCCGCCCATCCTACTGCGGACAGTCCTGCTGCCGCCCAGCctgctgctgctactgctgcCAGCCCAGCTGTTGTGAGCCCACCTGCTGA